GTGCCATCGGCATTGTCCACCACATCCACCGGCTCCACCAGGCCTGACCCCAGTCCCAGAGATAGAGTCTCAGCTGGTGCTCTGGGTTCCCAGGCCCACTACACTAAAAAGCCAGATCTGAGCCATGTAtactcagcccccaccccaggcctagCCCTGCCGTCCCCAGGAACAGCCCTAAGCCTCTGTGACATGAGACACTAATCTGGGTACCACCTGGGCCCTtgccctctctccttcccacctctgCTCAGTGGTCTATGTCCTTTTGGTCCCCTTCACCAGGTCACTGGCTCTGGTGTcacctgaggctcctctgtcaactGCCTGCCCACCTGCGTCCCACCCCAAGGTGTGCGAGACGCCCTCCCTCAGGGGACCAGGCCCTCCTGAACTgacccccacaccccacacacactcacCTTTGGGCCCCTGCACTTTGACCTGCAGTGGGGCCATGCCAGCCTTGCTCGTGTCCACCTGGAAGGACTGAGGGAGGTTGGCACGGACCATGCCCGGGCTCAGGCCAGGCCCAGAGCATTTGACCTTGGACGCGTCTGTCACATCATGCACAGGGACCTTGAAAGGACTGCCTGTGGGGGCAGAAAGGTGGCATTTCTGAGACAGGCTGGAGGGCAGGCAGGTGGCCCCAGACAGACCCCAGCTGACCCGATTGCTCACCTGGCACTTGGTGGCCGCCGTAAGTGACGTTAAGGCTATAGGTGCCGGCCTCGTAGGGGACATACTCAACCGAGCAGCTGCCATCCTTGTTGTCCATGCAGGACATCTTGGCCTCGGAGGGGCCCTCAACAGCCAAGCCCAGGCCCCCCGTGCCAGCTCCCCTAGTCCAAACAGACAGTTCGTTATCCCCCAACTTCTAAGGCCCACCGCAGCCCCTGCTTCTGGGGCTCTCACCCACCTGGTCTCCACAGTGAACTTGTTGGGCTTGTTGGTGGTGCCGCTTTGGATGCCTGGCCCATGGACACGCACTCGGGAGGGGTCGCAGCCTTCAGTCACTGGCACCTGGAAGGGGCTGCTGGGCACAGGACTGCCGTCGTAGGTCACATCCACAGAGTGGAGTCCTGCAGGAGGGCGGGCTGACTTAGAAGGGTCCCAGACTGCCCTGCCCCCTCACCTCCCACAGTCCCTCTGGCACCCCGACACGCACCCTCCTCATATGGCGTGTACTCCACTTTGTACGTGCCATCGCCACAGTCCTGCACGTATGTCTCAGTCAGGTTGCCCGAGGGGTTGGCCACACGAGCCTTGACATGGGGCCCTCCAGTCTGTGTCAGAGCCCGGGCATCCACACTGAACTCGGTGGTGGCTTCTCGGAAGACACCTGTGGGTGGGGACGTGAAGAGGAAGATGGGGGCTCCAGGGGGCCCAGTTCCCCCGCCCCCATGTCCCACGGCAGAGCCTCGCACCTTGACCCTCAATCCCAGGCCCGTAGCACTGGATGCCCGAGGTGTCCACTGCAGGCTCCACCTGCAGCTTGCTGGGGAAGTTGGGCACGGGCTGGCCGCCGTATTTGATGGTGACGGTGTAGGCCCCAGGGCACAGGGGGATGTAGGTGATGGTGTGCGTGCCGTCACCGTGGTCCTGGATGTGCACCTCGGCCGGCAGCCCCGCCTCGGAGCGGATCTCGATGGTCAGCTCTGCACTGCCCGCACTCGAGCAGTCCACATGGAACTGCCCGGCCTCCCCAGCCGTGGCCCGCTCCAGCCCGGGGCCCGAGCACTTGACCTTGGACGGGTCGAAGCAGGGAACCACGTGGGCCTTGAATGGGGAGCCAGGGATGTGGGTATCGGCGAAGAGGATATTGATGTTGTAGTCCCCGGGCTCAGTGGGCACATAGGACACAGAGCACGTGCCATCCCCGTTGTCCAGGCACTCGAGCTGAGCTTCACAGGGGCCTTCGACTGTCAGGCCCAGGCCGCCTGTGCCGGCACCCTTTGTGTCGATGGTGAAGCGGGCAGGAGACCCTGCACTGCCCCCCTGCAGCCCTGGCCCGAAGGCTTTTACCTGGAGGAAGAGGGGCGGGTCAGGAGCCCAAGCTGCACCAGCTCTCTGATCCTTGACCCTCAGACCCCAGCCTGACTCCATCTGTCTCTCTTCTCATTCTGGCTTCCCTCCCCTACCAGGTGGGCACAGGCCTGAGCAGGGCCCTCGCTCAGAAGGACCAAAAGGAGAAGGAGTAAGGTCCAAAGCAGACATGGGCTGTGGCCCCGGCAACCCCCTTACCTTGCTAGGCTTGGTGGGGGGCACGGCTTCCAGGGAAAAGGGGCTGCCGGGCACAGGTATGCCGTCATAGGTCACCTCAACCTCGTAGGGCCCCTCCTCACGGGGCACAAAGCGCACCACGCTGTTGTCAGCCCCGAGGCCTGGCTCCACCTTGCAGGGAACTGCTGCCCCTGAAGGGCCCACGATCTTCGACAGCACTTTGCCCTGGCCACCGGCGCCCTTGGACTTGACTGTGAACTCCTGGTCTTTGCCAACATCCACCTCTGTTGAAGCAATGGGGGGAAGACAGGACTATGAGGCCACTTAGGCAGCCTGGGCATCGCCAGCAGCTATGCCAGGGCCCCAGCAACTTACTTTCTCCCAGGCCGGACACCTTGATCTTGCTGAGGTCCAGGCTTGGAGACACTCCCACTGAGAAGGGGCTTTTGGGAATAGCATCACCTCCATAAGTGACATTGATGCCCACTGGGCCCTGAGAAGGGTACAGAAGACAGGGTCAGAAGTCATGGCTGAGCTCCCCTGTCCTGTGCCTTTCCAACTCGGGCATGGGGGTTGTGTGGTCAGAGACATTGGACCCTCCAACTGCTGTGCCCACTCTGTCCCAAGTGAGAAACCAGAGTGGGCACAAAGTCTCTTGGAGCCAGCCACCCAGCCCACCACATGAAGGGGCCCGCAGGCTCAGCAGGTGTACAGATGGGTGTGGCCACAGGGGGTTATCAAGGGAGCTGGCTACCTGCTGCACAGGCGTGTACTTGACGGTATAGGTGTTGTCATGATGGTCAATGATGTCCACATCACGCACTGCATCCCCTTTGGCCAGCCCCGAGAACTGGACATCCAGCTTGCCTTTGCCGGCAGCCTTGGTGTTGACTGTGAAGTGGGTGGGTTTGCCAAGCTCGACCCCTGAGGAGACACAGCAACCCTCTAGGGGCTCCTGCATGTGCACATACATACCCCATTCGGGGCCCCAACCTCCCCACAGGGTCCCCGTCCTCACCGGTGCGACTGAGGCCGGGACCCTCTGCCTTAACCTTGCTGGCATCATGGGAAGGCTCCACCTTGACCCGGATGGGGCTGGTGGGCGTAGCCTGcaaggggtgggaggagaagggctgAGAGGTGAGCAGCACCCCAACACCCAGCCATCTTTGGGGGCCAGGAGCAGCAGCACCCACCTGGTCAGCAAAGAGCACCATGATGGTGTAGCTGCCAGCCCCACGGGGGGTGTACTTGACCGTGAAGGTGTCGTTGTCGTTACGGATGATGTCGAAGTCGATGTCGGCCTCAGCAGGGCCCACCACGCCCGGGGCACACTTGATGCCGATGCTGACGtcacctgcagtggaggagagcATGGGGCTAGGGACCTCACAGGGATGCCATGCCCACCGGCCACCCACTCCTGAGGCAGGGAGTTACCCTGGCCAGCCTCCGTGCAGTCCACAGTGAAGTAGGTGGGCTCATGAGCCTTGAGTCCTGTCTTGGCCACTCCTGGACCATATACCTTGACCTTGTTCGGGTGGCTGCCAGCGCCCACATTCACCTGCAGGGCACAGGGGCAAGTGCAGGGTCACAACCAGCCCAGAGGACAGGCAGGGGCTTTCTGACCCACCGCCGGCGGGCATGCAGAGTGGCACCACCACCCTCGGAAATCATTTGATGGCCCCTCAAACAcaagcagacttccctggtggctcagagagtaaagtgtatgcctacaatgctggagacctgggattgacccctgggtcgggaagatctctggagaaggaaatggcaacccactctagtattattgcctggaagatcccatggatggaggagcctggtgggctacagtctgtggggttgcaaagagtcagctacaactgagcgacttccctttccttttccaaaCACAAGCAACCATATGATGCTGCAATTCCATGTTTTGGTATCTATCCACCCAGAGACATGAGATCACTCGTCCCCTCTAACACCCATTCTGGACCGTTCATAGCACAGCTCCTGCCAACCAAAAGGTGAAAAAActcccaaatgtccatcaacaaatgactGGAAACAGAAAACGTGGTCTATCCACACAATGGTGTATCATCCAGCTGTTGAGAGGCAAGAAGCAATGACTCATGATATACAGGCCACAGGGGATACGAgtccctccccacccagccagaaagcaaagagaggaGAGGCTGCTTaggccagggcagggggcctTTAGAGGGTTGCCGACTTTCTTTAGGGGGTGGTGAAAACGGCCTCATCTTCCATTGTGGTGCTGGCTGCACAACTCGGAACTCACCCAAAACCACCAAGTTGGATATTGGAAAGGGGTCGACTGTATGGCGTGCAAGTTTCATCAGAGTTGTATCAAACGAAGCAGGGGCCCCAGGGAAGCAAACTAAAGGCTCACCCGGAAGGGGCTGTTGGGGATGCTGACGCCTCCCCAGGACACCATGGCTGTGTGCTTCACTGGCTTCCGGGGCACATAGGAGCAGCTGTAAGTGCCGTTGCCATTGTCCTTGACCGTTGCCTCCACTGGGCAGCCCTCATTGTCCTGCAAAGTGGGCGGGAGCAAGAGGCCTCCTGGTCAGTAACCAGGTCTGGGCGCCTGCCCAGCCTGCTTCTGGCACGGGGGAGCACCTCACCTGGACTTGGACCTTGAGAGGAGCCTTCCCGCCATGCTTGGCATCCACTGTGAACTCTGCTGGCTTGTTCACAGCCACGCCAGTCTTCTCCAATCCAGGCCCACGTGCCTTCACCTGATGGGAGGCCACCCAGTTCTCAGGGCACAGAGTGTCGGCCCCCTCAGGCCCCCCCACCCAGCGGCACATGCTCTTTACCCTGTCTGGATGGAAATCCTGGGGCGCATCACGGATGTCAGCCATGAAGGGGCTGAGACGGATGTCCTCACTGTTGCACAGCACATGCACCGCGTACTCACCGGCCTCCTGTGGCCAGTAGCGCACATCGCAGGAGCCATCGCCCTTGTCGTCACACTCAATCTTAGCTTGCGATGGGCCCTCCACTGAGAAGCCTGACAACAGCCGCCAGCTCGTGAGGGCCCTGGAGCCCCGGGAGGATGGCCCTCGCCAGCCTCTGTCCCCGGGGTACTCCCATTGCAGCCACCTACTCACCCAGGGTGCCCACGTCGTCACCAATGGCCTCCACAACAAAGTCTGCAGACTTGCCGACGACACCGCCCTCCAGCCCAGGGCCCCATGCCCGCACCTTCTGATTGCCACACTcggtgcccactttcacctcgaagggactgcaaggagagagcCACCCAGGGGAGTGCCGAAGGCCCCATCCTGGAGGCAGGCTGGCCTGAGCCCTGCAGGGGAGGAGGTGTGCCACCTCTAAAGCGCTCATCCAGGGCCTCACCTGCGcccgatattttggccaccccaCGTGATCGTGACGGTGTATGTGCCGGGGATCATGGGGTAATACTCGAAGCCATAGACACCATCACCCAGGTCCTTCTGCTTCACACGCTCTTCGCCCTCTGTCAGAGACAAGGGGAGGCCTCAGGCCTGCTGAGCAGTGGCCAGGGGCTGGTATCGCCCTACCCCAGCCACAGGCCAACTTACTGGGGCCCTTCACGGTGACCTTCAGCTCTCCGCTGCCCGCCCCCTTTGTGTACACTTTGAAGTCGGCTGTCTCCTTCACTCGCACACCCTTGGGCTGGAGACCCCGGCCGACAGCGCGGCAGGCACCTGGATTACAAGCTGTGAGCAGAGGACTGGTTGAGCTGCTGGGAACTAGTGCAGGGTGATCCCCTCCCTTGTCTCCCACCAGACTGGGCCGGTGGGCTGCCCGGGATGGTGAAGGCCGTGTAAGAAAGAACCGGAAGGGACCATGACCCAAGGACCTGGGGCCCACAGGCCCGGACGTGGCAGGCCTCCTTCCCTGTGCTCCATCCACACCAGCTCCCCCCGCAGCCCCCACACCCAGCCCACCCACCCCCGACCCCCGAGGAAGACAGATCCAAGTACCGTTGACCCTGTGGGcagagcagagagcagcaggtTTCTAGACAGCTGGAGCGAGCTCTTCCGAAGGTGAAAgcgtggagagagagagagagagagggagaaggcgagaggaggaggaggaggaggaggaggaggccccaacagtggaagcacagacgtcccaggagccagggcagggctgcaGCAGCACGTGCCCGGCTGCCCCCATCCAAGACCGCCCGGCTGGAGATGTGCCCTGTGGAAGGCAGCTGGGGCTGGCCTACCTTGGCCCACAGTGACTGTGTAGGGGCTGCGAGGGATGGGCACCCCAGCGAAAGTGACGTGCACCATGTGGACGCCCTCCACGCTGGGCTGGTAGCTGCAGCGATACGTGCTGTCGCCCCGGGCCTCCAGCTGAGGCTCCACGGTACCCTTCTGGCCTGCTGGGTCCTGGATCACCACCTCCACCTCACCCATGCCCGCACCTGCTGGGAAGCAGCGGCTCAGTTTCCAGCCTCTCGTCCTCCCATGGGCCTGCAGGCCTTAGCACCCTCCACTCACCGGCCGTGAAGATCTCAAAGTAGGTGGTCTTGTTGGCGATGTTGCCGctgggctccaggccagggccCTGGGCAGTCACTTTGCTGGCGTCTCCCTGGGACTTGTCCACATACACCTCAAAGGGGCTCTTGGCAATGTGCTGGCCAGCAAAGAGCACGGTGACCTGTTCCCAGGAGGGGCAGGCCGTGAGGCCAGGGTTGGGGTTCCCCCGGCCACAGCTTTTGCTCCCAGCCTCCCCTCAGGCTGAGGGCTCACCTTGTGAGTCCCCGTCACCTCGGGGACATACCAGACAGAGAAGGTACGGTTCTTATCGTTATTGGCGGTCACTTTGGCCTAGGGTGGGAAGGAGCCTGTGAGTCTTCATTCGGAGCAGCCCTTGGCACACCGAGGCCTGGCAATGCGAGGCCCTACCTGCGGGCTGCCTTACCTCCTCCTGGTGCCCGGCCGGGTCCTCCACGTATACCAGCACCTCTCCCTGCCCGGCGCTTCTGGTCTCCACAGTGAACTCTGCCCTCTTCTTTACCATGTTGCCCGTAGGCTCAATGCCTGCCCAGGAAGGGTGAGGAAGCCACGGGTTGGCCGTCAGGGCCACCCCCTCACCCACACGGACTCAGCACCCCTCCCTATTCCCTTCTGAACTGGTGCTCTTGTGCGACAGGCCTGGGCCTGTTTCTAGAATGCTCGCTTGAGCATGCTGGGACTCGGGCTCCTGTCAGATAACCTGGCTGGGTCTCAAGTTCACTTACAGCAAAGTGGATGGGTCCTTACTCCCTAAACACACTCTGCCTTGGGTGGGTGTGACGTGGGGAACATCCAGCCAGGGGCTGCTTTTGATCAGCCCTGACCCACTCCTGTCTGACTTGCAGAGGGCAGTTGATAACCCGGCGGCCACATGATGGAAGATTCCCAAGGAGCTGACATTTCCCAGAGGATGCGGCCCCACGGGGAGAAGGTGACCTCACAGGAACACTTCTGCCTGGCTCCCTCACCTGGCCCGTAGGCTCGGGCTTTCTTCGGGTTGAGTTTGGGCCGCAGGGGAGCCCCCGGTTTCAGCTTGGCCTTGGGGAACTGGGACAGGTAGGTCATGACGGAGTGCTCATCCACGTTGGGGTCCACAATCTCCTCGGGGGTGATTACCTTCACAGACAGAAGGAGGAGCCAGTGGGCCTCCAAGCCTTGGGCTCCTGGGACACTCCACCTCTCCCCATGGGGACCTCGGCCCCCATGCAGACCCTGCTGGTCAGAGTAGGGGGGCATACCTGAGGGATGCCCAGCCAGTCATCAGCTTGTTGCATGGCTTCCCGTGCATTGTTCACGGGCTTGCTGGCATCCCAGGAATCCCAGTCAGGGCACAGGCCTGCAGATGGAGGAAAGTCGTCAGTCTAGGGACCATGGGACCTCGCCACAGGCCGTCCCCTTCACCCCCAACACCTGACACCCCTCACCTGGGGCACAGCTGTCGACCAGGGCGCCCAGGGCTCTGCCACTCTGCCAGTCGCGgctgaagttggtgatgggcagctGTGGCAGCTTGTTCTGGATCCAGCCCAGCAGCCTCTGCTTGGGGGTCTGCTTCTTGgcctcctcgtcctcctcctcaTCCCACATGGGCATGGAGATGGAGTAGTGCAGGATCAGGGTCCAGATGAGGCCCAGGATCAACTTGAGGTTCCCGTCCACGATGGCCTTGCTGTCTGCAAGGGCAATGAGTGGCAGCGCTAGGTGGGCACGGCTGACCCGGGGCGGGGGCTGGGCACAGGCACAGACGCATGTGCACACATGGcttcgggggtgggggtgcagaagTGCACACACGGGACAGCAGGCCACTCCCAGGCACTGGCGAGTGTGGGAGACAGCGGgccccagggaggaggaggaggcctccGTGAGGCAGGGTGGGGTGCAGGTGCCTGTGATAGCATCAAGGAGGTTCAGGGGTAAAACCTCCCCAGACATGCAGTGCCAATACAGCACAATCAGGGGAGCTGCCAGAAGCCCCGGGGCCAAGGGGGCCCAGAAGACGGACAGGTGACAGATCCAGGCTGCAGACGGGGCCCCGATCCCCAAAGATGGTTCCAGAGAGAGAGGGTGGATGAGTGCTTTGCAGCCGCTCAGGCCCCTCTCCAGAGGTCTCCAAGGAAGGGGCAGGGGGAACAGCTGGACCCCGAGGCCTTGATGCCAGGGCCCCTGGGCAGGCACTGGGGAAGAGGAAGGCAAGTGGGGGTTGGGTTGGGAAATACAACTGCTGGCCCAGGGTTGGGGCGTGAATGGCTGAGGCTGGGGAAGTTGGGCAAGGACCCTTTGGGTGGAGGGTGTGAACCCCCACCTGCCCCTACTTCCTTCATGCTCACCCCTCCCCTGACAGAGCCAGGCTGGGGGTTGGGCCATTGGCCTGgtgcaggggaggggctgggcgcCCCAAGGAACCAGCGGTCTGGCCCTGACTCACTGGGGCCCAGCAGGGATGGCCTGCCAGCCGGGATGCCGAGCAGGACACATTCCAGGGGCCCCCTCACCCAGcccggtgggggcgggggtggggcccGCCAGCCTGGGTTGGGTGCCCAGGGCCCCTCGCTTAGTAGGGGGTTGTGGGTGGGGTCCCAGAGTCCCGCTGTCTCAGCAGTAGGCTCAGCCACTGCCCGCCCTCCTCACCACTTATCAGGCCGCTGGGCTGCAGGCGGGTGGCCACCAAGTTCACCACAGGGGAAGTGGTTAGGGCAGGCACCCTGCACCCCATCACCATGGCAACCCCTCAGGGCCCCACCCAAGGCCCTTCTGGGTGTCAGTCTCAAGCGCTTGGGGACTGGGGCTTAGGGCTGGGTCTGAGAACGCAGGAGGGCCGCTTATCTTTGGAATCCCTGCTGATGGGTTCCACTCACCAATAATCAGGAGAAAATGCTTGTCCAGCAAGTCAACTGGCGGGTGGGGACCAGGCAGCCTCTGAACCCAGCAGGCCCCACCTCAAAGACCAGCTCAACACCACTCAGAGCAGAGTGGCCTCCCAGTTCTCAATGGGGGGCTCGTCCCAGTCCTATACCACTGCCTCGCACTATTGCCAAGTGGCAAGAGAGGGGGTCTCAGGCTAGGGATGACTGGAAGGCTCGGAGAAGATCAAGTACATGGGAGCACTTGTGCTTTCCCACCAGGTTCCCATCCCCAGAACCCTGAGCCTGGCACCAGAGCCCTCGGGAGGCCTGAGGTCCACCCAGACCCACGAGGGGACACACAAGGCCAAGCTCATCGGTCCTCCTGGGGCTGGGCCCCCCCACCCCGGTCCATAGGAGGCTGGCTCAGGCCGTCCCATCCAACTCACAAAAGAGGGCTGGAAGGACTGGGCTAAGTGTTGAGAGACTGACTGGTTGGATggccccgccccatcccaccccctttcCCCAGCCTCGGGGCCAGcctgccccctccttcccctAATCACTGCTGCTTTCCAACATTTTTTTGCCTTATATGGCAAAGCTCTGGGAACTAGGCCTGCTCCAGCCAGCTCacaagaggaggagaagaagggcggggggggggggagaccCCCCCCAGACAACTGGGGTGTGGCTCGCCTCCCCACATCCGGTTGCCCCCCCCACCCAAGGCTCAAAGATGACTCAGCTTGGCTAGACTGAGTATGGGACTGGGGAGTGGGCCTCGGCCTGGACTTGCATTCCAGAAAAAGAGGTGGGGCCCTTGAGACCTGCTCAGAGTGATTGGGGGCACCTGAGTCTTGGTCCCTCAGTTTCTCAGGCTCAGCATGGACCAGGCCCGGACTGCAGGGGCCGCTGGAAGTTCTCTTTGActgctgaagaaaataaagctggTGCCCCTTTGCTCCCTGTCTCACATTGCCGCCCCCCCTCCAAAGTCACCAGTTCTGGTGCCGGTCCCTGTGTGGCTCCCATCTCGAGAGGTGCCTAGGAATGATGTGGTAGGCCTGGTCAGTGCCAGCCTCACCAGCCCAGTGACACAGACACTGGGCTGGCAGTGAGCCCAGCATATGTTGGAGTACCTCCCAGCAAACTCCTGTATTCTAGATGCAGAAAAGCAAGTCCTACATGGAAGCAAGAGTTTGGCCCGCAATCAACAGTAACTGGGTGTCTAAGCAACTACAAGCCAGCACCCAAACCTATCTCAGGTGCTGTTTGGCTAGCTATGGTCCTCTCTGGGCCCCCAGTGCCCAAAAGGAGATCTAAACTTGGAGCAATCTTCAGTTGAGGGATCCTAGACAATGGGACCCACAAGCTCCAAGCCTCTGTTTAGGAAACACAACGGTGTCCGGAGGCCCAAGAGCCATCTCCCAACTGCTATAGGAGGTGGAGAGTCCTGGCCTTCTCCTCGTTAGAGATGGGGCGCTGGGCGTACGGCCAGAGCTTGGCTAGTGCCCACCGCACCGCCTTCCCACTCCCCCCCTACCCCGCCCCGGCCCTCTCCCACCGCAGGCGCAGCGGCAGGGGCGCGGCCTGTGGAGGATGTGAGCTCAGCCTGGGCGTGGGCCAGCCGGGGACCGGCGGGCGGGGGCGCGTAGCGGTCCGCACGCACCGCTGGGTTGCGAGCCTTTGTTCTCGAGGCCCGCACGCAGCTGGGCGGCCCCGAGGGCCCCCGGGGCAGCGCCGCAACTTAAGAGGATGTCTGCTAGGGGTCGGCTCGGGGAAGAGGGGAGGACGCGCGGAAACCCCCGCCCTCGCCCCGCCAGCGCCACCGGGCGGCCCGCGCCCTCACCGATGGACACGAGCTTGATGCTCTCG
The nucleotide sequence above comes from Capricornis sumatraensis isolate serow.1 chromosome X, serow.2, whole genome shotgun sequence. Encoded proteins:
- the FLNA gene encoding filamin-A isoform X2 codes for the protein MSSSHSRAGQSAAGAVLGIGADTRDAEMPATEKDLAEDAPWKKIQQNTFTRWCNEHLKCVSKRIANLQTDLSDGLRLIALLEVLSQKKMHRKHNQRPTFRQMQLENVSVALEFLDRESIKLVSIDSKAIVDGNLKLILGLIWTLILHYSISMPMWDEEEDEEAKKQTPKQRLLGWIQNKLPQLPITNFSRDWQSGRALGALVDSCAPGLCPDWDSWDASKPVNNAREAMQQADDWLGIPQVITPEEIVDPNVDEHSVMTYLSQFPKAKLKPGAPLRPKLNPKKARAYGPGIEPTGNMVKKRAEFTVETRSAGQGEVLVYVEDPAGHQEEAKVTANNDKNRTFSVWYVPEVTGTHKVTVLFAGQHIAKSPFEVYVDKSQGDASKVTAQGPGLEPSGNIANKTTYFEIFTAGAGMGEVEVVIQDPAGQKGTVEPQLEARGDSTYRCSYQPSVEGVHMVHVTFAGVPIPRSPYTVTVGQACNPGACRAVGRGLQPKGVRVKETADFKVYTKGAGSGELKVTVKGPKGEERVKQKDLGDGVYGFEYYPMIPGTYTVTITWGGQNIGRSPFEVKVGTECGNQKVRAWGPGLEGGVVGKSADFVVEAIGDDVGTLGFSVEGPSQAKIECDDKGDGSCDVRYWPQEAGEYAVHVLCNSEDIRLSPFMADIRDAPQDFHPDRVKARGPGLEKTGVAVNKPAEFTVDAKHGGKAPLKVQVQDNEGCPVEATVKDNGNGTYSCSYVPRKPVKHTAMVSWGGVSIPNSPFRVNVGAGSHPNKVKVYGPGVAKTGLKAHEPTYFTVDCTEAGQGDVSIGIKCAPGVVGPAEADIDFDIIRNDNDTFTVKYTPRGAGSYTIMVLFADQATPTSPIRVKVEPSHDASKVKAEGPGLSRTGVELGKPTHFTVNTKAAGKGKLDVQFSGLAKGDAVRDVDIIDHHDNTYTVKYTPVQQGPVGINVTYGGDAIPKSPFSVGVSPSLDLSKIKVSGLGEKVDVGKDQEFTVKSKGAGGQGKVLSKIVGPSGAAVPCKVEPGLGADNSVVRFVPREEGPYEVEVTYDGIPVPGSPFSLEAVPPTKPSKVKAFGPGLQGGSAGSPARFTIDTKGAGTGGLGLTVEGPCEAQLECLDNGDGTCSVSYVPTEPGDYNINILFADTHIPGSPFKAHVVPCFDPSKVKCSGPGLERATAGEAGQFHVDCSSAGSAELTIEIRSEAGLPAEVHIQDHGDGTHTITYIPLCPGAYTVTIKYGGQPVPNFPSKLQVEPAVDTSGIQCYGPGIEGQGVFREATTEFSVDARALTQTGGPHVKARVANPSGNLTETYVQDCGDGTYKVEYTPYEEGLHSVDVTYDGSPVPSSPFQVPVTEGCDPSRVRVHGPGIQSGTTNKPNKFTVETRGAGTGGLGLAVEGPSEAKMSCMDNKDGSCSVEYVPYEAGTYSLNVTYGGHQVPGSPFKVPVHDVTDASKVKCSGPGLSPGMVRANLPQSFQVDTSKAGMAPLQVKVQGPKGLVEPVDVVDNADGTQTVNYVPSREGPYSISVLYGDEEVPRSPFKVKVLPTHDASKVKASGPGLNTTGVPASLPVEFTIDAKDAGEGLLAVQITDPEGKPKKTHIQDNHDGTYTVAYVPDVTGRYTILIKYGGDEIPFSPYRVRAVPTGDASKCTVTVSIGGHGLGAGIGPTIQIGEETVITVDTKAAGKGKVTCTVCTPDGSEVDVDVVENEDGTFDIFYTAPQPGKYVICVRFGGEHVPNSPFQVTALAGDQPTAQPPLRPQQLAPPYTYAQGGQQTWAPERPLVGVNGLDVSSLRPFDLVIPFTIKKGEVTGEVRMPSGKVAQPAITDNKDGTVTVRYAPSEAGLHEMDIRYDNMHIPGSPLQFYVDYVNCGHVTAYGPGLTHGVVNKPAIFTVNTKDAGEGGLSLAIEGPSKAEISCTDNQDGTCSVSYLPVLPGDYSILVKYNEQHIPGSPFTARVTGDDSMRMSHLKVGSAADIPINISETDLSLLTATVVPPSGREEPCLLKRLRNGHVGISFVPKETGEHLVHVKKNGQHVASSPIPVVISQSEIGDASRVRVSGQGLHEGHTFEPAEFIIDTRDAGYGGLSLSIEGPSKVDINTEDLEDGTCRVTYCPTEPGNYIINIKFADQHVPGSPFSVKVTGEGRVKESITRRRRAPSVANVGSHCDLSLKIPEISIQDMTAQVTSPSGKSHEAEIVEGENHTYCIRFVPAEMGMHTVSVKYKGQHVPGSPFQFTVGPLGEGGAHKVRAGGPGLERAEAGVPAEFSIWTREAGAGGLAIAVEGPSKAEISFEDRKDGSCGVAYVVQEPGDYEVSVKFNEEHIPDSPFVVPVASPSGDARRLTVSSLQESGLKVNQPASFAVSLNGAKGAIDAKVHSPSGALEECYVTEIDQDKYAVRFIPRENGIYLIDVKFNGTHIPGSPFKIRVGEPGHGGDPGLVSAYGAGLEGGITGSPAEFIVNTSNAGAGALSVTIDGPSKVKMDCHECPEGYRVTYTPMAPGSYLISIKYGGPYHIAGSPFKARVTGHRLVSNHSLHETSSVFVDSLTKTATVPQHSAPGPGPTDASKVLAKGVGLSKAYMGQKSSFTVDCSKAGNNMLLVGVHGPRTPCEEILVKHVGSRLYSVSYLLKDKGEYTLVVKWGDEHIPGSPYRVLVP